One Hypanus sabinus isolate sHypSab1 chromosome 4, sHypSab1.hap1, whole genome shotgun sequence genomic region harbors:
- the rpl37a gene encoding large ribosomal subunit protein eL43, whose protein sequence is MAKRTKKVGIVGKYGTRYGASLRKMVKKIEISQHAKYTCSFCGKTKMKRRAVGIWHCGSCMKTVAGGAWSYNTTSAVTVKSAIRRLRELKDQ, encoded by the exons ATG GCGAAACGCACCAAGAAGGTTGGGATTGTGGGCAAGTATGGCACCCGGTACGGAGCATCCCTCCGCAAAATGGTGAAAAAGATCGAGATCAGCCAACACGCCAAGTACACCTGCTCCTTCTGTGGGAAG ACGAAGATGAAGAGGAGAGCTGTTGGAATCTGGCATTGTGGGTCCTGCATGAAGACAGTAGCTGGAGGAGCCTGGTCCTACAA CACGacctcagctgtcactgtgaaGTCTGCCATTCGTCGCCTCCGGGAGCTGAAGGACCAGTGA